GGGGTGCGGAGTACAAGGTCGACCTCGTGCCGAAGGTGCGCATCGAGATCGTCGTCGAGGACGCCGACGCGGACGATGCCGTGGACGCGATCGTGCGTGCGGCGCAGACCGGGCGCATCGGTGACGGCAAGGTCTGGGTGGTCCCGGTCGACTCGGTGGTACGCGTGCGTACCGGCGAGCGGGGACCTGACGCGTTGTGACGTGCGGCTGCGGGCTGCGGGGCGGCGGGCTGTGACCGGCACGGCGCGACGTGCGGGCTGCGGCCTGCGGGGCTGTGACCTGCGCACCTCGGCTCTGAAGCCACGGCGAGTGGGGCACAGCCCGTAGCGCGTAGGAACCCGGTCCGTAACCCGGTCCGTAGGAACTCAGTCCGTGGAGAGCACGGTGTGGACTTCGCCGTCGGGTCCGGCGACGAGTACCGGAGTGCCGCTGCCGCCGAGGTCGCGTACCGCCGCGCGGTCGGGCTCGGCGGCGTTCTCGGCCTCGGTGACCACGGCCGCCGCTTCCAGGGACTTGGCGCCCGAGGCGACCGCCATCGCGACGGCGGTCTGCAGCGCGCTCAGCTTGAGGGAGTCGAGGGCGACCGTCCCGGCGACGTAGGTGCGGCCGGTCTCGTCACGCACTGCGGCGCCCTCGGGCACACCGTTGCGGGCACGAGCCGCACGGGCCAGGGTGACGATCTTGCGGTCCTCGGGGCTGATCGCGTTGCTCTCGGTCATGTTCCGAGCATACGGAGCCTTGTCGGGGCGTCTGCAGTGGGCTTGCCCAGCAGAGAGACTCGTTCACGCCGCCCACTGACGTCGGCTGTTCTTTGAGCGACCGCGCTGCACGCGAAGCCATCTCGCAGCGGCCCGACCGGCAACCGGCTCCCCCTGCGCCAATGCCAGCACCCAGCACCCAGCACCCAGCACCCAGCACCCAGCACCCAGCACCCAGCACCCAGCACCCAGCACCCAGCCTCAACTGCCAACCCGCGCCACACGGTTCCGGCGCTGAACCACCAACTCCTGACCACCTTCACGTCGCATGACGGCGAATGTGCCTCGTTTGGCGGTAGTTGACGGTCTCCAGCGGCCGAGTGCTCACGACTCGGGCACTCACCCGCTGAAGGGAGGGAAGACGAAGGATGACGGCACGTGGCCCGCTGCTGGCCCGCATCGGCATCCTGCCGTGCCCGGCAATGCTCAGATGCGCTCGACGTACGGGGCCCGCCATGCCGGGCAAGGGTCTGCTCCCAACTCCGTCCAGTACTCGCGA
This is a stretch of genomic DNA from Streptomyces sp. NA04227. It encodes these proteins:
- a CDS encoding P-II family nitrogen regulator, whose protein sequence is MKLITAIVKPFRLDEVKSALQELGVNGLTVTEASGYGRQGGHTEVYRGAEYKVDLVPKVRIEIVVEDADADDAVDAIVRAAQTGRIGDGKVWVVPVDSVVRVRTGERGPDAL
- a CDS encoding cytidine deaminase; the protein is MTESNAISPEDRKIVTLARAARARNGVPEGAAVRDETGRTYVAGTVALDSLKLSALQTAVAMAVASGAKSLEAAAVVTEAENAAEPDRAAVRDLGGSGTPVLVAGPDGEVHTVLSTD